A portion of the Stigmatella aurantiaca DW4/3-1 genome contains these proteins:
- the ilvD gene encoding dihydroxy-acid dehydratase, with product MPAYRSRTTTHGRNMAGARGLWRATGMKDSDFGKPIIAVVNSFTQFVPGHVHLKDLGQLVAREIEAAGGVAKEFHTIAVDDGIAMGHDGMLYSLPSREIIADSVEYMVNAHCADAMVCISNCDKITPGMLNAAMRLNIPAVFVSGGPMEAGKVVLHGKKVALDLVDAMVAAADDKISDEDVQTIERSACPTCGSCSGMFTANSMNCLTEALGLSLPGNGSTLATHSDRKRLFVEAGHLIVALARRYYEQDDKSVLPRNVATKKAFENAMSLDIAMGGSTNTVLHILAAAYEGGVDFTMEDIDRLSRKVPCLSKVAPAKQDVHMEDVHRAGGIMRILGELDRGGLIHRDCSTVHASTLGDAIDRWDITRTNNESVREFFRAAPGGVPTQVAFSQSSRWDELDADGEKGVIRSVKHPFSKDGGLAVLYGNIALDGCIVKTAGVDESILKFTGPAVVFESQDAAVKGILGNEVKAGDVVVIRYEGPKGGPGMQEMLYPTSYLKSKGLGKTCALITDGRFSGGTSGLSIGHASPEAAQGGLIGLVRQGDMIEIDIPNRTINLAVSDAELAARRHEQDALGWKPAAPRKRNVTTALKAYAAFAASADKGAVRILPE from the coding sequence ATGCCTGCATACCGCTCCAGAACCACGACCCATGGCCGCAACATGGCGGGCGCGCGCGGGCTCTGGCGTGCGACCGGCATGAAGGATTCGGATTTCGGCAAGCCGATCATCGCCGTGGTCAACTCGTTTACCCAGTTCGTTCCGGGCCATGTGCACCTGAAAGATCTCGGCCAGCTCGTCGCCCGCGAGATCGAAGCCGCGGGTGGTGTCGCCAAGGAATTTCACACGATCGCGGTGGATGATGGCATCGCCATGGGTCATGACGGCATGCTCTATTCGTTGCCGTCGCGTGAGATCATCGCCGACTCGGTCGAATACATGGTCAATGCGCATTGCGCCGATGCGATGGTCTGTATCTCGAACTGCGACAAAATCACTCCCGGCATGCTGAATGCCGCCATGCGCCTCAATATCCCGGCCGTCTTCGTGTCCGGTGGCCCGATGGAAGCAGGCAAGGTCGTCCTGCACGGCAAGAAGGTTGCCCTTGACCTCGTCGACGCCATGGTCGCTGCCGCCGACGACAAGATCTCCGACGAGGACGTCCAGACGATCGAGCGCTCCGCTTGCCCGACCTGCGGCTCCTGTTCGGGCATGTTCACCGCCAATTCGATGAACTGTCTAACCGAAGCACTGGGCCTCTCCTTGCCCGGCAACGGCTCGACGCTCGCCACCCATTCGGATCGCAAGCGCCTCTTCGTCGAGGCCGGTCATCTGATCGTCGCTCTCGCTCGCCGCTATTACGAGCAGGATGACAAAAGCGTCCTGCCGCGCAACGTCGCCACCAAGAAGGCCTTCGAGAATGCCATGTCGCTCGATATCGCCATGGGTGGTTCCACCAATACGGTGCTGCATATCCTCGCGGCTGCCTACGAAGGCGGCGTCGATTTCACGATGGAGGATATCGATCGCCTGTCGCGCAAGGTGCCGTGCCTCTCCAAGGTTGCGCCAGCCAAGCAGGACGTGCATATGGAAGACGTCCACCGCGCCGGCGGCATCATGCGCATCCTCGGCGAACTCGATCGCGGCGGCCTGATTCACCGCGATTGCTCGACTGTGCATGCCTCCACGCTCGGCGATGCGATCGACCGCTGGGACATCACCCGCACCAACAATGAGTCCGTGCGCGAATTCTTCAGGGCTGCACCGGGCGGCGTGCCGACCCAGGTTGCCTTCAGCCAGTCCTCGCGTTGGGATGAGCTGGATGCGGACGGAGAAAAGGGCGTCATCCGCTCGGTCAAGCATCCGTTCTCGAAGGATGGCGGCCTGGCTGTTCTCTACGGGAACATCGCGCTCGACGGCTGCATCGTGAAGACAGCTGGCGTCGATGAATCGATCCTGAAATTCACCGGTCCGGCGGTCGTCTTCGAAAGCCAGGACGCGGCGGTGAAGGGCATTCTCGGCAACGAAGTGAAGGCTGGCGACGTCGTCGTCATCCGCTATGAAGGCCCGAAGGGCGGTCCGGGGATGCAAGAAATGCTTTATCCGACCAGCTATCTGAAGTCGAAGGGCTTGGGCAAGACCTGCGCGCTCATCACCGACGGTCGCTTCTCGGGCGGTACGTCCGGCCTTTCGATCGGCCACGCCTCGCCGGAAGCCGCCCAAGGCGGCCTGATCGGCCTCGTGCGCCAGGGCGACATGATCGAAATCGACATTCCAAACCGCACGATCAATCTGGCGGTCTCCGATGCCGAACTTGCTGCCCGCCGCCACGAGCAAGATGCGCTGGGCTGGAAGCCTGCTGCTCCGCGCAAGCGCAACGTCACGACCGCGTTGAAGGCCTATGCCGCCTTCGCCGCCAGCGCCGATAAGGGGGCTGTCAGGATCCTGCCGGAGTAA
- a CDS encoding alpha/beta hydrolase, with the protein MSSRHLVDPELHPFIEQWSEIKPTRETLPRMRLELARGLEKGAPPTLPRDVEVSERWVPGPPGAPEVRVLVYRPKRKSPGAWPALLHMHPGGYIIGSPEMNDVSNRRLASRVGCVIVSVDYRLAPETPFPGPVEDCYAALRWLHANAAQLGVDASRLAIGGESAGGGLAAALGLMLRDRGDVPVIFQVLIYPMIDDRTAAGVDPAPHVGAFFWTRASNRFGWKCLLGQKPGGADVSPYAAPARAHSLAGLPPTLMCVGALDLFMEETVEYARRLLAEGVPTELHVYPRAVHAFNLVEQTQVAQSFLRDYEQALRRALYPSGAPPDTGRTAKKSAAKKATRRPSPRKRSR; encoded by the coding sequence ATGTCATCGCGGCACCTCGTCGATCCCGAGCTGCATCCGTTCATCGAACAGTGGTCCGAGATCAAACCCACGCGCGAGACGCTGCCTCGCATGCGGCTCGAGCTGGCGCGCGGGTTAGAGAAGGGAGCACCGCCCACGCTGCCCAGGGATGTCGAGGTGTCCGAGCGCTGGGTGCCGGGTCCGCCGGGCGCGCCCGAGGTTCGGGTTCTCGTATACCGGCCCAAGCGGAAATCTCCGGGTGCGTGGCCCGCACTGCTGCACATGCACCCCGGCGGCTACATCATCGGCTCGCCCGAGATGAACGACGTGAGTAACCGGCGGCTCGCCAGCCGGGTAGGATGCGTCATCGTCTCGGTGGACTACCGCCTGGCCCCCGAGACGCCCTTTCCAGGTCCCGTCGAGGACTGCTACGCCGCGCTGCGCTGGCTGCATGCGAACGCCGCGCAGCTGGGCGTGGACGCGAGCCGCCTCGCCATTGGGGGCGAGAGCGCAGGGGGAGGCCTCGCCGCGGCCCTGGGATTGATGCTCCGGGATCGAGGCGATGTGCCCGTCATCTTCCAAGTGCTCATCTACCCCATGATTGATGATCGCACGGCCGCGGGAGTCGACCCCGCCCCCCACGTGGGGGCGTTCTTCTGGACGCGCGCGTCCAACCGCTTCGGCTGGAAATGTCTGCTCGGCCAGAAGCCCGGAGGCGCGGACGTGTCTCCCTACGCGGCCCCCGCGCGCGCACACTCGCTCGCGGGGCTGCCTCCCACCTTGATGTGTGTGGGCGCACTCGATCTCTTCATGGAAGAAACCGTGGAGTATGCACGCCGACTCCTGGCCGAGGGCGTGCCCACCGAACTGCACGTGTACCCGCGGGCCGTCCATGCCTTCAACCTCGTCGAGCAGACCCAGGTCGCTCAGTCCTTCCTGCGCGACTACGAGCAGGCCCTGCGGCGCGCGCTCTACCCCTCGGGCGCCCCCCCAGACACCGGGCGCACCGCGAAGAAGAGCGCCGCGAAGAAGGCGACTCGACGGCCGAGCCCGCGCAAGCGGAGCAGATAG